One segment of Dolichospermum sp. DET69 DNA contains the following:
- a CDS encoding FHA domain-containing protein: MQIKLISENKLTEEQEEQVFTLPVAIGRDITQLPAVLNGETVSPVVLLDSNKQISRFHAQITLDNNELYVEDKSANGTQVNGQKLLNQRQTLNSGDRLGIGNHTITVILIPSGDENATVVLENNSTIFNPQSEIIPVSRVGKLPDSQSSIIFNPYTDALEQQTPDAVPSQPAGFPYNLNFWNGQKVSPEAIHRSGILVRETEYVACGGGMGSFVWVDMLRIAGVKPENIKVLSVQDKPYKRYESLLKNCQIPRHKRIRSGSDSCPDNIWGWPGYALRDVWRAFFSGQVGAALGFLWQVFAEPVYADTYTPRGKDVFESMDRESDRIGWGKMLEYGSIRSLRQTEDGRYCIAYSTSNQEDGNHQFLLAKYVHLCTGYPAIKLLEDLEQYRQEYPEERGNYKTVVQGYEPHDHIYQQLEKKGGTIVLRGSGIVASQILERLYEARKMQGNIQVIHLNREPRKGNQFEQAKRYVENDWEFQPFNWPKGTWGGDMRTMLEAADPLRRRELLQGWGGTTTASRKQWRDIIRQGIAQKWYEIRYGFVTKLERNSQGQVITHVVTNKGQKTLTADFVIDCTGLISNPLESPFLKDLILHYDLELNPQGRFHVENNFEVKKLRNNRSRIYGAGIITLGGPYAPVDTFLGLQYAAHRSMEALAAAKAPGVRYIQGIYSLWQWLKWALNQKP, from the coding sequence ATGCAAATCAAGCTGATTTCCGAAAATAAACTGACAGAAGAGCAGGAAGAACAGGTTTTTACCCTGCCGGTAGCTATCGGACGAGATATAACTCAACTTCCTGCCGTCCTCAATGGTGAAACGGTGTCTCCTGTAGTTTTATTGGACTCTAATAAGCAAATTTCTCGGTTTCATGCTCAAATTACCTTAGACAACAATGAGCTTTATGTAGAAGACAAGAGCGCCAATGGGACTCAAGTTAACGGTCAAAAGCTACTTAATCAACGTCAGACTTTAAACAGTGGGGATAGACTGGGAATAGGTAATCATACCATTACCGTTATTCTCATTCCATCTGGGGATGAGAATGCTACCGTTGTACTGGAAAATAATTCCACAATTTTTAACCCCCAATCTGAGATTATTCCCGTATCTAGGGTGGGGAAATTACCAGATTCTCAATCATCCATCATTTTTAACCCTTATACGGATGCTTTAGAACAGCAAACTCCCGATGCTGTACCTAGTCAACCTGCGGGTTTTCCCTATAATCTCAACTTTTGGAATGGACAAAAGGTTTCCCCAGAAGCTATTCATCGCAGTGGTATTTTAGTCAGAGAAACAGAATATGTGGCCTGCGGGGGAGGAATGGGCAGTTTTGTTTGGGTGGATATGTTGAGAATTGCGGGAGTTAAACCAGAAAATATTAAAGTTTTGAGTGTTCAAGACAAACCTTATAAGCGCTATGAAAGCCTACTAAAAAATTGTCAAATTCCCCGACATAAACGGATTCGTTCTGGTTCAGATTCCTGTCCTGATAATATTTGGGGATGGCCAGGATATGCTTTAAGAGATGTTTGGAGAGCCTTTTTTTCTGGACAAGTTGGTGCAGCTTTAGGATTTTTGTGGCAAGTTTTTGCCGAACCTGTTTATGCAGATACTTACACCCCTCGTGGAAAAGATGTATTTGAGTCCATGGACCGGGAGAGCGATCGCATTGGTTGGGGTAAAATGTTAGAGTATGGCAGTATCCGCAGTCTACGACAAACGGAAGATGGGCGTTATTGTATTGCCTATTCCACTTCCAATCAAGAAGACGGAAATCACCAATTTTTATTAGCTAAATATGTCCATCTCTGCACAGGTTATCCAGCAATCAAATTACTAGAAGACCTAGAACAATATCGTCAAGAATATCCCGAAGAAAGAGGAAATTACAAAACAGTAGTTCAAGGTTATGAACCCCATGATCATATTTACCAACAATTAGAAAAAAAGGGCGGTACTATTGTCCTTCGAGGGTCGGGAATTGTAGCTTCACAAATATTAGAAAGGTTGTATGAAGCCCGAAAAATGCAAGGGAATATTCAGGTAATTCATTTAAACCGAGAACCGCGCAAAGGTAATCAATTTGAGCAAGCTAAACGCTATGTAGAAAATGATTGGGAATTTCAACCTTTTAACTGGCCAAAAGGAACTTGGGGGGGTGATATGCGGACAATGTTAGAAGCTGCTGACCCGTTAAGACGAAGGGAATTATTACAGGGTTGGGGGGGAACAACCACAGCCAGTCGTAAACAATGGCGCGACATTATTCGTCAAGGAATAGCCCAGAAATGGTATGAAATTCGTTATGGTTTCGTCACAAAACTAGAACGTAATTCCCAAGGTCAAGTTATTACTCATGTAGTCACTAATAAAGGTCAAAAAACCCTAACTGCTGATTTTGTTATTGACTGTACAGGATTGATTTCCAATCCTTTAGAAAGTCCATTTTTAAAAGACCTAATACTGCATTACGATTTAGAACTAAACCCACAAGGACGTTTTCATGTAGAAAACAACTTTGAAGTCAAAAAACTGCGAAATAATCGTTCTCGCATATATGGGGCAGGAATTATCACATTAGGCGGTCCCTACGCCCCCGTAGACACATTTTTAGGACTACAATATGCTGCCCATCGTTCTATGGAAGCATTGGCGGCTGCAAAAGCTCCAGGAGTCCGCTATATTCAGGGAATTTATTCTCTTTGGCAATGGCTAAAATGGGCATTGAATCAAAAGCCTTAA